The following coding sequences lie in one Mustelus asterias chromosome 8, sMusAst1.hap1.1, whole genome shotgun sequence genomic window:
- the bcar3 gene encoding breast cancer anti-estrogen resistance protein 3 isoform X3: MTERCSILRAISATVCCFYRNSYIGGGKFSKERYIMDSTPEKLRKELEEELKLNSEDLRSHAWYHGHIPRKVAETLIQRDGDFLIRDSLSSPGNQVLTCQWKDAPHHFKINKVIVRVNEGFTRLQYQFERESFDSIPALVRCYVGNRKPVFEQIGAIIFQPINRTLPLRCMEEKYGRAPLVRQHSYSTSDGNLDAERRLSLNVSNGPSQERLLSPGNLWRNKDKSGSQPASLDYVQDRRHPLKTHQSESYLPLGMKAPQLPQQQHQPQQQQQKRMEGIAHMKSPVFRTGSEPTLSPTFVRSPTLESQVGEALRGSDSQLCPKPPPKPSKVPSLRMPHSPSLLNDPDRGRYGAVTPERGNYSCELNHDASVEQAVTDQYLFQSDSFVERLKTEEAPKISFQRSKSVLSISHESPFQFFVSPAEAEEEANDLVFSGPFFETDSCFKPNDFKSKLLPMDNKPLDTWVIRRVKELFANNDPTTIAKHILKVDCQVARILNVCEEVKQQMGVSSGLELITLPHGHQLRLDLTERHYTLAIGIAVDVLGCTGSVEERAAVLSKIIKLALELKYSMGDLYAFSAVMKALDMPQITRLEETWTALRRKHTESAIVYEKTLKPCIKALNEGREEVAASKVTIPHLMPLITLMEREFVTFEAAELWESIDQGCEIMFQHLENARCFAYNADTYKTNAKRILTGFESEEELLETFQTEFAMRLLWGSKGAQVKQSERYEKFMMILTALSRKLEPPARQPDP; encoded by the exons GTTGCCGAGACTCTAATTCAGAGAGATGGAGACTTCCTCATCCGTGACTCGCTCTCCAGCCCTGGAAACCAGGTGCTGACCTGTCAGTGGAAAGACGCCCCTCACCACTTCAAAATCAACAAGGTGATTGTCCGGGTGAATGAAGGCTTCACTCGCCTGCAGTACCAGTTTGAGCGGGAGAGCTTCGACAGTATCCCTGCGCTGGTCAGGTGCTACGTGGGAAATCGCAAGCCTGTCTTTGAGCAAATCGGGGCCATCATTTTCCAGCCCATAAATCGGACCCTCCCGCTCCGGTGCATGGAGGAGAAATACGGAAGAGCTCCTCTGGTCAGGCAGCACTCCTACAGTACGTCTGACGGAAACTTGGACGCAGAGAGGCGACTGAGCTTGAATGTGTCAAATGGGCCAAGTCAGGAGCGGCTGCTGTCCCCAGGAAACCTCTGGAG GAATAAAGACAAAAGCGGGAGCCAGCCTGCGAGTCTGGACTATGTACAGGATAGACGACATCCTCTAAAAACCCATCAGTCGGAAAGCTATCTGCCTTTGG GAATGAAAGCTCCACAACTGCCTCAGCAACAGCACCAACCTCAGCAGCAGCAACAGAAGAGAATGGAAGGGATCGCACACATGAAGTCCCCAGTGTTTAGGACCGGCAGCGAGCCCACCCTCAGCCCTACGTTTGTCCGAAGCCCCACTCTGGAATCGCAAGTTGGGGAAGCACTGAGAGGGTCTGATAGTCAACTCTGTCCCAAGCCACCCCCGAAGCCCAGCAAGGTGCCTTCTCTAAGAATGCCCCACTCCCCTTCATTACTGAATGATCCTGACAGAGGCAGGTATGGTGCCGTTACCCCGGAAAGGGGCAATTACTCCTGTGAACTAAACCATGATGCTTCAGTAGAGCAGGCAGTGACAGATCAGTACTTATTCCAGTCCGACAGTTTTGTAGAAAGATTAAAAACTGAGGAAGCGCCAAAGATCTCCTTCCAAAGATCCAAGTCTGTCCTCAGCATTTCGCACGAGAGCCCGTTTCAGTTTTTTGTCAGTCCTGCAGAAGCTGAGGAAGAAGCCAATGACCTGGTCTTCTCTGGACCTTTCTTTGAGACTGACTCCTGCTTTAAGCCAAATGACTTCAAATCAAAATTGCTTCCCATGGACAACAAGCCCCTGGACACCTGGGTGATCCGACGTGTCAAAGAACTGTTTGCGAATAATGACCCCACAACCATTGCCAAGCACATCCTGAAAGTGGACTGCCAG GTTGCTAGGATACTTAATGTGTGTGAAGAAGTGAAGCAGCAGATGGGAGTGAGTTCCGGCCTGGAGCTTATTACACTGCCCCATGGGCACCAACTGCGCCTCGATCTCACAGAAAG GCATTATACCCTGGCCATTGGGATTGCAGTGGACGTCTTGGGTTGCACGGGAAGTGTTGAAGAGAGAGCTGCAGTGTTGAGTAAGATCATCAAACTGGCACTGGAACTGAAATATTCCATGGGAGATCTGTACGCATTCTCTGCTGTCATGAAAGCGTTAGACATGCCTCAG ATTACGCGCTTAGAAGAAACGTGGACTGCACTGCGGCGAAAACACACTGAGAGTGCCATCGTTTATGAGAAGACGCTGAAACCATGCATCAAAGCTTTAAATGAGGGAAGAG AGGAGGTCGCTGCCAGTAAGGTAACAATTCCCCACCTCATGCCTCTCATTACTCTGATGGAGCGGGAGTTTGTTACCTTTGAAGCCGCTGAGTTGTGGGAAAGTATTGACCAGGGCTGCGAAATAATGTTCCAACACCTGGAGAATGCCCGCTGCTTCGCATACAACGCTGATACCTACAAAACCAATGCAAAACGCATTCTTACAG GTTTCGAGTCAGAGGAAGAGCTGCTGGAGACGTTTCAGACGGAGTTTGCGATGAGGTTGCTGTGGGGGAGCAAAGGGGCACAGGTTAAGCAGAGCGAGCGATACGAAAAGTTTATGATGATTCTGACAGCTTTGTCACGGAAACTTGAACCACCAGCTCGGCAACCGGACCCCTAG